TGGCGAAGCCGAGCTCGTCGGACTTCTCCATGCGCGTACCGACGGTGAAGTCGGGATCGTTGGCGAGCAGGACCGTGGAGGTCGAGGGGCCGACGGTGGTGATGCGGCCGACGAGCCCGGAGCCGTTCAGCACGGTCATGTCCCGCTTGATGCCGTCGCGCGCGCCCACGTCGAGGGTGACGGTCCAGGAGAAGCCCTGGGCCGCTCCTATGGCGATGACCTGCGCGCCCTTGATGCCGTACTGCCCGGCTCCGGCGGTCTTCAGGATGGAGTCGAGCTCGCGCAGCCGGTTGCGGTTGCGGTCGTCGCTGCCGAGCTCCGCCTTGAGCTCGGCGTTCTCCTTCTCCAGGGCGGCGATCCGGGTGTGGCGCTCGCCGGAGTCCCGGACCGCGCCTATGGCGTTGCCGATGGGATCGACGGCGGCCGCCACACCGTTCTCGACCGGCCCGAAGACCGCCGCTGCGGCCTGCCGGGCACCGTCGACGGGTGACTCCTGACCGCCGCGGATGTCCACCGTGATCAGTGCGAACGCGATGGCGATCAGCAGCACCAGGAGCAGCCGGCTCTCTCGTGTGTCCCTCACGTGCGGCGGCCGTGCCTTTCCTCGTGGTTCGGTTGTTCGACTGTGCGGTCGTACGGCCGTGCGATGGTGCCCGCGTGGGCCGTACGGGTGGTGCTAGCGGCGCGGCTGGGCGTCCAGGACCTGCTGGAGGGCCTCGAACTCCTCCACGCACTTTCCGGAGCCGAGCGCCACCGAGTCCAGCGGGTCCTCGGCGATGTGGATCGGCATTCCGGTCTCGCGGCGGAGGCGCTCGTCGAGGCCGCGGAGCAGGGCGCCGCCACCCGTGAGAACGATGCCGCGGTCCATCACGTCACCGGAGAGCTCCGGCGGGCACTTGTCGAGGGTGGTCTTCACCGCGTCGACGATGGCGTTCACCGGCTCCTCGATGGCCTTGCGGACCTCGGCGGCCGAGATGACCACGGTCTTGGGCAGACCGGAGACGAGGTCGCGGCCGCGGATCTCGGTGTGCTCGTCCTTGTCGAGGTCGTACGCGGAGCCGATGGTGATCTTGATCTGCTCGGCGGTGCGCTCACCGAGGAGGAGCGAGTACTCCTTCTTGATGTGCTGGATGATCGCGTTGTCCAGCTCGTCGCCGGCGACCCGGATCGACTGTGCCGTGACGATTCCGCCGAGGGAGATGACGGCGACCTCGGTGGTGCCGCCGCCGATGTCCACGACCATGTTGCCGGTGGCCTCGTGGACCGGGAGGCCCGAGCCGATGGCCGCCGCCATCGGCTCCTCGATGATGTGCACCTGGCGGGCACCGGCCTGCGTCGAGGCCTCGATGACGGCGCGGCGCTCCACTCCCGTGATGCCGGAGGGCACGCAGACGACCACCCGGGGGCGGGCCAGGTAGCGGCGCTTGTGGATCTTGAGGATGAAGTAGCGGAGCATCCGCTCGGTGATCTCGAAGTCGGCGATCACGCCGTCCTTCAGGGGCCGGACGGCGACGATGTTGCCGGGGGTCCGGCCGATCATCTTCTTCGCCTCGGCGCCCACGGCGAGGATGCCACCGGTGTTGGTGTTGATCGCGACGACGGACGGCTCGTTGAGGACGATGCCACGCCCCCTGACGTACACCAGCGTGTTGGCAGTCCCGAGGTCGATAGCCATGTCACGGCCGATGAACGACATTGAGTTCCCCTTGTTTCCCATGAGGATGCTTCGGGCCTTCCCCAGCGAGCGTTGACGGCTTCTCAGGCAGGCGAAACGGTGGCTGAAATGGGTGGCTGAAGGTGGTGCGGCGTGGAGTTTTCCATCGTAGTGCCGCCCGCCCGGATACCGCGCGGTGGTCCACCTCTGTACAGGTGACGGTAGGACGCGGCGATCCGTTCCCGGGATCGGCGTTCATATGCCTGGGGGCGACCGAATTCCTTCGGTCGCCCCACAGGCTGCTGCGTTCGGCTGACGCCGAGTCAGCGGAATCGGGTCGGCTCAGACCAGACCGGGGAAGAAGATCTTCAGCTCGCGCAGGGCCGACTCCTCCGAGTCGGAGGCGTGGATCAGGTTCTCCCGGACGATGGTGCCGAAGTCGCCGCGGATCGAACCGGGCGCGGCGGCGATCGGGTCGGTCGGACCGGCCAGCTGGCGGACGCCCTCGATGACCCGCTCACCCTCGACGACGAGCGCGACGACGGGGCCGGAGGCCATGAAGCCCATCAGCGGCTCGTAGAAGGGCTTGCCCTTGTGCTCGCCGTAGTGCTGCTCCAGGGTCTCCTGGTCCAGCTCGCGCAGCTCCAGGGCCGCCAGGGTCCAGCCGGCCTTGCGCTCGATGCGG
This sequence is a window from Streptomyces sp. NBC_00691. Protein-coding genes within it:
- the mreC gene encoding rod shape-determining protein MreC is translated as MRDTRESRLLLVLLIAIAFALITVDIRGGQESPVDGARQAAAAVFGPVENGVAAAVDPIGNAIGAVRDSGERHTRIAALEKENAELKAELGSDDRNRNRLRELDSILKTAGAGQYGIKGAQVIAIGAAQGFSWTVTLDVGARDGIKRDMTVLNGSGLVGRITTVGPSTSTVLLANDPDFTVGTRMEKSDELGFATGQGDRPLLVQLLNGKAKVKPGDRLVTFGSRADKPFVPGVPVGEVVRVDPAGGGLTRNIYVRPYVGFTKLDIVGVVVQAPRADPRDMVLPQKPKPAPTVTVTVTPTPPDGRQAADGQRNQQGQNQQQGQDQGDVTP
- a CDS encoding rod shape-determining protein; translation: MSFIGRDMAIDLGTANTLVYVRGRGIVLNEPSVVAINTNTGGILAVGAEAKKMIGRTPGNIVAVRPLKDGVIADFEITERMLRYFILKIHKRRYLARPRVVVCVPSGITGVERRAVIEASTQAGARQVHIIEEPMAAAIGSGLPVHEATGNMVVDIGGGTTEVAVISLGGIVTAQSIRVAGDELDNAIIQHIKKEYSLLLGERTAEQIKITIGSAYDLDKDEHTEIRGRDLVSGLPKTVVISAAEVRKAIEEPVNAIVDAVKTTLDKCPPELSGDVMDRGIVLTGGGALLRGLDERLRRETGMPIHIAEDPLDSVALGSGKCVEEFEALQQVLDAQPRR
- the ndk gene encoding nucleoside-diphosphate kinase; protein product: MSQRTLVLLKPDAVRRGLVGEIIGRIERKAGWTLAALELRELDQETLEQHYGEHKGKPFYEPLMGFMASGPVVALVVEGERVIEGVRQLAGPTDPIAAAPGSIRGDFGTIVRENLIHASDSEESALRELKIFFPGLV